A genomic region of Phosphitispora fastidiosa contains the following coding sequences:
- a CDS encoding UDP-N-acetylglucosamine 4,6-dehydratase family protein — MRDLIQDKKILITGGTGTLGKALLNEILKYDPKVVRIFSRDEAKQFDLQFELSGYKNTRYLLGDVRDKERLMRAMEEIDIVFHTAALKHVPSCEYNPFEGVKTNIIGTQNVIDAALYNRVSKVIYTSSDKAISPTNTMGATKLVAERLVSAADYYKGSAKTVFCAVRFGNVMGSRGSVIPLFKKQIQAGGPVTVTLAAMTRFMMSLSQAVMLTLEAARRAKGGETFVLKMPVIRLGDLAEIMMQEFAPLCGFKPDEIPVETIGLRPGEKMYEELMTCEEAKFAMEFPKMFAIPPGYELKRYDYRGAKPAEVKTYRSDEVAPLNKVQLKQLLYAEELLDRRKQHVTDEIRRAN, encoded by the coding sequence ATGAGAGACTTGATTCAGGATAAGAAGATTTTGATAACCGGGGGTACAGGGACCCTGGGGAAAGCCCTGCTTAATGAGATTTTAAAGTATGACCCTAAGGTAGTGCGCATTTTCAGCAGGGATGAAGCAAAACAGTTTGACTTGCAGTTTGAACTTTCCGGATATAAAAACACCCGATACCTCCTGGGGGATGTAAGAGATAAAGAGCGTCTCATGCGGGCCATGGAAGAAATTGATATCGTGTTCCACACTGCAGCCCTGAAGCATGTGCCCTCCTGTGAGTATAACCCCTTTGAGGGAGTTAAAACAAACATTATCGGGACACAGAACGTTATCGATGCTGCTCTGTACAACCGGGTAAGTAAGGTCATCTATACCAGCAGCGATAAGGCTATCAGCCCTACGAATACCATGGGAGCAACGAAGCTGGTGGCGGAACGGCTGGTTTCGGCTGCTGATTATTATAAAGGCAGCGCTAAGACTGTTTTTTGTGCAGTAAGGTTTGGTAATGTGATGGGTTCACGGGGGTCGGTAATCCCCCTGTTTAAGAAACAGATCCAGGCAGGGGGGCCGGTTACGGTAACTCTTGCTGCAATGACCCGGTTTATGATGTCATTAAGCCAGGCAGTAATGCTTACTCTGGAAGCAGCAAGAAGGGCCAAGGGGGGAGAGACCTTTGTCCTGAAAATGCCGGTTATCCGTCTCGGGGATTTGGCTGAAATAATGATGCAAGAGTTTGCTCCACTGTGTGGTTTTAAACCTGATGAAATTCCGGTGGAAACCATTGGCCTGCGTCCCGGTGAGAAAATGTATGAGGAACTCATGACATGTGAAGAAGCCAAATTTGCTATGGAATTCCCTAAAATGTTTGCCATCCCACCGGGTTATGAGCTAAAACGGTACGACTACAGGGGGGCGAAACCGGCTGAAGTTAAAACTTACCGGTCAGATGAGGTGGCTCCTTTAAATAAGGTACAACTGAAGCAGCTTTTATATGCCGAAGAGCTGTTGGACCGCCGCAAGCAGCATGTAACAGATGAAATCAGGAGGGCAAATTAA
- a CDS encoding Rrf2 family transcriptional regulator, whose amino-acid sequence MELTYIQQEIMGILRRAGATYANPLSSAEISKTLNVTPSYVREQGKALFDRGLIRVRRGPGGGYFLNRERED is encoded by the coding sequence GTGGAATTGACATACATACAACAGGAAATAATGGGGATTCTCAGGCGGGCTGGGGCAACTTATGCGAACCCGCTGTCTTCTGCCGAGATAAGTAAAACCCTGAATGTTACCCCGTCCTATGTCAGGGAACAGGGGAAAGCCCTTTTTGACAGGGGCCTGATCCGGGTGCGCCGGGGTCCGGGCGGCGGGTATTTTTTGAACAGGGAGAGGGAGGACTGA
- the fliD gene encoding flagellar filament capping protein FliD: protein MSMRIDGLISGMQTEDIISKLMAVERQPVNLMKTRQHTYELRKGLWNEINSSLLSLKNKGEGIATAANLLTKKATSSDDTYFTAGADSSAADGTYTIDVTSIAKAQRLNGTTQANGALNLSGSFTIGDGTYSSTVEVYATDTLSTIMSRINQARDNTDPSKSLDVSATIVNNTLILEHKETGSANGIVLTDTVNTAGSTGNDEILESLGILNDAKTIQNESQAAEDAVFTVNGIAVTRSSNAGLTDVISGVTLSLKQEGVTGTLTVEKDIDASVKAIKDWVGQYNSTIELLSTRLSEEVVKDAASDVLKSKGLLRGDSILSNTKSELRQYVSTDIEGLTVYKNLSQIGIMTSGSDYGKSGKLEIDETKLRAALEANPEDVAKLFVSNEDMDGDGKTAWQEKGVIARLDSQLEYLTNTATTSIGGTVVKAGVIQARIDFESKVISDLADKIEAYEDRLATKQARLYKQFTAMETALSELQNQASWLAGQLGGLSSGNG, encoded by the coding sequence ATGAGCATGAGAATTGATGGTTTGATATCAGGGATGCAGACAGAAGATATTATCTCCAAACTTATGGCGGTAGAACGCCAGCCTGTCAACCTGATGAAAACACGGCAGCATACCTATGAACTCCGCAAGGGACTGTGGAACGAAATCAACTCCAGCCTGCTGTCTTTAAAGAACAAAGGTGAGGGGATAGCAACAGCCGCTAACCTGCTTACCAAAAAAGCTACCTCTTCTGATGATACCTATTTTACTGCCGGCGCAGATTCATCTGCAGCGGACGGTACATATACCATAGATGTTACTTCAATCGCGAAGGCCCAGCGGCTAAATGGGACAACCCAGGCCAACGGAGCGCTGAATCTTAGTGGTTCCTTCACTATTGGTGACGGCACCTACAGTTCAACTGTTGAGGTTTATGCAACAGATACCCTTTCAACCATTATGTCAAGGATTAATCAGGCAAGGGATAATACCGATCCCAGCAAAAGCCTTGATGTATCCGCAACTATAGTTAACAACACCCTCATTCTGGAACATAAAGAGACAGGTTCCGCCAATGGGATTGTCCTGACAGATACAGTCAATACAGCGGGTTCAACCGGAAATGACGAGATTTTGGAGAGCCTTGGCATACTCAATGATGCCAAAACCATCCAAAATGAATCACAGGCTGCCGAGGATGCAGTGTTTACGGTTAACGGCATTGCTGTAACCAGGTCAAGTAATGCCGGACTGACTGATGTTATCAGCGGGGTGACCCTGAGTCTGAAACAGGAAGGTGTTACCGGGACCCTTACAGTTGAAAAGGATATTGATGCCAGTGTCAAAGCAATCAAGGATTGGGTGGGACAGTATAATTCCACGATTGAGCTGCTGAGTACCAGACTTTCAGAAGAGGTTGTCAAGGATGCCGCCAGTGATGTCCTCAAGAGCAAAGGACTGCTCAGGGGAGACTCTATTTTGTCAAACACCAAGAGTGAGCTGAGACAGTATGTGTCTACCGATATTGAAGGATTAACTGTTTATAAGAATCTTTCACAGATAGGAATCATGACATCAGGTTCCGATTATGGCAAATCAGGAAAATTGGAAATTGATGAAACTAAGTTAAGGGCCGCCCTGGAAGCTAACCCCGAGGATGTGGCCAAACTGTTTGTCAGCAATGAGGATATGGATGGTGACGGTAAAACAGCGTGGCAGGAAAAAGGTGTGATTGCCAGACTTGATTCTCAATTGGAGTACCTGACCAATACAGCAACCACATCCATCGGCGGGACGGTTGTTAAGGCAGGTGTCATCCAGGCGCGGATTGACTTTGAATCAAAAGTTATCAGTGACCTGGCAGATAAGATTGAGGCCTATGAAGACAGGTTAGCCACAAAACAGGCCAGGCTTTATAAGCAGTTTACGGCTATGGAAACAGCTTTGTCAGAGTTGCAGAATCAGGCAAGCTGGCTGGCAGGTCAGTTGGGTGGTTTATCTTCCGGTAATGGATAA
- the csrA gene encoding carbon storage regulator CsrA: protein MLALTRKTGQSIIIDDNIEITVVEVKGDQVRVGISAPRSVKILRKEIFEEIRAENKAAAGVSQIPGDNLEILVQNLPGSKIIKNDR from the coding sequence ATGTTAGCATTAACAAGAAAAACGGGGCAAAGTATCATCATTGACGACAATATAGAGATAACAGTTGTTGAAGTCAAAGGGGACCAGGTAAGGGTTGGCATAAGCGCTCCCAGGAGTGTCAAAATCCTGCGGAAAGAAATTTTCGAAGAAATCAGGGCTGAAAATAAGGCGGCAGCAGGTGTGTCCCAAATTCCGGGGGATAATCTGGAGATTCTGGTACAGAACCTACCGGGCAGCAAAATTATCAAAAACGACAGATAA
- the pseC gene encoding UDP-4-amino-4,6-dideoxy-N-acetyl-beta-L-altrosamine transaminase encodes MMVNLPAIEGGSPVRREMLPYGQQWIEEDDIRSVVEVLKSDYLTTGPRINEFEARFAEYVGARYAVAVANGTAALHAAAFAAGIGPGVEVITTPITFAASANCVLYMGGKPIFADIKDSDWNIDPHEIEGKLNSRTKAIIPVHFTGLPADLDEVHQIAREHNLVVIEDAAHALGASYKGQRIGGLSQMTIFSFHPVKHITTGEGGMITTNDVNLYHRLMQFRSHGITRDGERLVRDEGPWYYEMQFEGYNYRLTDVQAALGLSQLAKADRFLERRREIVARYIEAFTDMPEISLQVREDDRESGWHLFIIRLNTERLKVDRRRVFEALRAENIGANVHYIPVYLHPYYGDLGYPGGLCPRAEELYSEMITLPLFPKMAERDVDDVIEAVGKVMAYYRRQ; translated from the coding sequence ATGATGGTTAATTTACCGGCAATTGAGGGTGGCAGCCCGGTGCGCCGGGAAATGCTGCCATATGGACAGCAATGGATTGAAGAAGATGATATCAGAAGTGTTGTTGAGGTATTAAAAAGTGATTACCTGACCACCGGGCCCAGGATTAATGAATTTGAAGCCAGGTTTGCCGAATATGTGGGGGCCAGGTATGCTGTTGCGGTGGCTAATGGTACTGCAGCCCTGCATGCTGCTGCCTTTGCCGCCGGAATCGGCCCCGGTGTTGAGGTTATTACCACACCTATTACCTTTGCCGCTTCAGCCAACTGTGTCCTTTATATGGGTGGGAAGCCGATATTTGCAGACATAAAGGATTCCGACTGGAATATAGACCCGCATGAAATAGAGGGTAAGCTGAACAGCAGGACCAAAGCCATCATTCCGGTGCATTTTACCGGTCTGCCCGCGGATTTGGATGAGGTTCACCAAATTGCCCGGGAACATAACCTGGTTGTTATTGAGGACGCTGCCCATGCCTTGGGGGCGTCATATAAGGGACAGAGAATCGGCGGGTTAAGTCAGATGACGATTTTCAGTTTTCATCCGGTAAAGCACATTACCACAGGTGAAGGCGGCATGATAACGACAAATGATGTTAATCTTTACCATAGGCTGATGCAGTTCAGGAGCCACGGGATAACCAGGGATGGGGAACGGCTGGTGCGGGACGAAGGACCATGGTATTATGAAATGCAGTTCGAGGGTTACAATTACCGGCTGACAGATGTACAGGCTGCACTGGGACTGAGCCAACTGGCAAAGGCTGACCGGTTCCTGGAGCGCCGGCGGGAAATCGTGGCCAGATATATTGAGGCCTTTACGGATATGCCGGAAATTTCTCTCCAGGTCAGAGAGGATGACCGGGAATCGGGATGGCACTTGTTCATCATCAGGCTGAACACCGAACGTCTAAAGGTTGACAGAAGAAGGGTTTTTGAAGCTCTGAGGGCGGAAAATATCGGGGCCAATGTACATTATATTCCTGTTTACCTGCACCCGTATTACGGGGACTTGGGGTATCCCGGGGGACTTTGTCCCAGGGCCGAAGAGCTTTACTCTGAGATGATAACACTGCCCCTGTTTCCCAAAATGGCGGAACGGGATGTGGATGATGTTATTGAGGCTGTGGGTAAGGTGATGGCATACTACAGGAGGCAATAG
- a CDS encoding flagellar protein FlaG: MKIPPMGGNSNTVNSGPQVQNTRYAGNARPDFEQPLSRQERAEKEADSKVSSPKDRELDEQVLQEGTEKLNEMTRIFDRSFHFEIHEKSKRWMVQVINTETGEVVREIPPEKILDMVARLDQLVGLIVDERR, translated from the coding sequence ATGAAAATTCCGCCTATGGGAGGAAACTCTAATACGGTTAACTCCGGGCCCCAGGTCCAAAACACCCGGTACGCCGGTAATGCCAGACCTGATTTTGAACAGCCCCTGAGCAGGCAGGAGCGTGCTGAGAAAGAGGCTGATTCCAAGGTGTCGTCCCCAAAAGACAGGGAGTTAGATGAGCAAGTTCTGCAGGAGGGGACAGAGAAACTTAATGAAATGACCCGCATATTTGACCGGTCATTCCATTTTGAGATACATGAAAAATCGAAACGATGGATGGTACAGGTGATTAACACAGAGACCGGTGAGGTTGTCAGAGAAATTCCGCCGGAAAAGATACTGGACATGGTTGCCAGGCTTGACCAGTTAGTAGGACTGATTGTTGATGAAAGGCGCTAG
- the fliW gene encoding flagellar assembly protein FliW, whose translation MIVKTRRFGDLTVEEQDIITMIGGLPGFEDNTKYALLDHDEKSPYKWLQSLENSELAFVVMEPFVFFADYQFELSQNDIRELEVARPEDVAVLVILVIPENPTEMTANIKAPLVINMAKMKGKQIVLNNEAYPVKLHLFQQ comes from the coding sequence ATGATAGTTAAAACCAGGCGGTTTGGGGACCTGACTGTAGAGGAACAGGATATCATCACAATGATTGGCGGTTTACCCGGTTTTGAAGATAACACCAAATATGCCCTTCTGGATCATGATGAGAAATCGCCTTACAAATGGCTGCAGTCTCTGGAAAATTCTGAACTGGCTTTTGTGGTAATGGAGCCATTTGTTTTTTTTGCAGACTACCAGTTTGAGCTTTCCCAGAATGATATCAGGGAACTGGAGGTGGCCAGGCCGGAAGATGTAGCTGTCCTGGTAATTCTGGTAATTCCGGAAAACCCCACAGAGATGACGGCCAATATCAAGGCGCCGTTGGTCATTAATATGGCTAAAATGAAGGGTAAGCAGATTGTCTTGAATAACGAAGCCTACCCGGTGAAGCTTCATTTATTTCAACAGTAA
- a CDS encoding dTDP-glucose 4,6-dehydratase, whose product MKVLVTGGAGFIGRWVVKQLLDDGHDVWVLDNLANGRHSNIAEFMHHTGFREFVTGDIKDKKVLRDVFSNKYDICYHLAASINVQDSIDDPGTTFANDVEGTFNVLEECRRNNAKMVFMSTCMVYDRAASPEGIDEAWRTKPASPYSGSKIAGENMVLSYFHTYGLPVVVIRPFNTYGPFQKSSGEGGVISIFIKKKLRGETLNIYGDGTQTRDLLYVTDCARFVAQAGYSDRVDGEIVNAGLGRDISVNELARLICEEPDRIKHIPHIHPQSEIPKLLCNYGKAKNLLGWEPAVSLEEGIKRTAEWISVNDMK is encoded by the coding sequence ATGAAGGTTTTGGTAACAGGCGGGGCCGGGTTTATCGGAAGATGGGTGGTCAAACAACTTCTGGATGACGGTCATGATGTATGGGTTCTGGACAACCTTGCTAACGGAAGGCACAGCAATATAGCCGAATTCATGCATCATACCGGCTTCAGGGAATTCGTGACCGGGGATATCAAGGACAAAAAAGTTCTCCGGGATGTGTTCAGCAACAAATATGATATTTGTTATCACCTGGCTGCCAGTATAAATGTTCAGGACAGCATTGATGACCCGGGAACGACATTTGCCAATGATGTTGAAGGAACCTTTAACGTTCTGGAAGAGTGCCGCAGGAACAATGCCAAGATGGTATTTATGAGTACCTGCATGGTCTATGACCGGGCTGCATCGCCGGAGGGTATTGATGAAGCCTGGAGGACCAAACCGGCTTCGCCATATTCGGGATCAAAAATTGCCGGGGAAAACATGGTTTTGTCATATTTTCATACATATGGGCTGCCTGTGGTTGTTATCCGCCCATTCAATACATATGGCCCTTTTCAGAAGAGTTCCGGTGAAGGCGGCGTTATCAGCATATTTATCAAAAAGAAGCTCAGGGGTGAAACACTAAACATATATGGCGACGGTACTCAGACCAGGGATTTGCTTTATGTTACGGACTGTGCCCGTTTTGTGGCTCAGGCAGGCTATTCGGACAGGGTTGATGGTGAGATTGTCAATGCCGGATTGGGGCGGGATATCTCGGTGAACGAGCTTGCCCGGTTGATTTGTGAAGAGCCGGACAGGATTAAACATATCCCTCATATCCATCCCCAGAGCGAAATCCCCAAGCTATTGTGTAACTATGGGAAAGCAAAGAATCTGCTGGGGTGGGAACCTGCTGTTTCTCTGGAGGAAGGCATCAAGAGGACGGCGGAATGGATTAGTGTAAATGATATGAAGTAA
- a CDS encoding flagellin has protein sequence MRINNNINALFAQNKLTATNTSLTKSLEKLASGLRINRAGDDAAGLAISEKMRGQINGLNQAQRNAQDGISLIQTAEGALNETHSMLQRMRELAVQAGNDTNTTADRTKIVDELNKLKDEITRIAQQTEFNTQKLMTGGFTSKTFQIGANADQTIAIEINDMTASAGLSLTAATINAATQKDGVSDLITAVDDAINDVSNERSNLGTLQNRLEHTIANLQTSAENLSAAESRVRDVDMAAEMVKFTKNQILVQAGTAMLAQANMAPQSVLQLLG, from the coding sequence ATGAGAATTAACAACAACATTAATGCCCTGTTCGCACAGAACAAACTGACCGCAACCAATACCAGCCTGACCAAGTCACTGGAGAAACTGGCATCAGGTTTAAGGATTAACCGGGCCGGTGACGATGCCGCAGGTCTGGCAATCTCCGAGAAAATGAGGGGTCAGATCAATGGTTTGAACCAGGCTCAGCGTAATGCCCAGGATGGCATTTCCCTTATTCAGACCGCTGAGGGTGCTTTGAACGAGACTCATTCAATGCTTCAGAGAATGCGGGAACTGGCTGTCCAGGCCGGGAACGATACTAACACTACAGCAGACCGCACTAAGATTGTTGATGAACTCAACAAACTGAAGGACGAAATTACCCGGATTGCCCAGCAAACTGAGTTTAACACCCAGAAGCTGATGACAGGCGGTTTCACAAGCAAGACCTTCCAGATTGGCGCTAATGCCGATCAGACCATTGCTATTGAGATTAATGACATGACCGCTTCTGCGGGGCTCAGTCTGACAGCTGCTACCATTAATGCGGCTACCCAAAAGGATGGCGTCAGCGACTTGATAACTGCTGTTGATGATGCTATCAACGATGTATCAAATGAGCGTTCCAACCTTGGTACCCTGCAGAACAGGCTGGAACATACCATTGCCAACCTGCAGACCTCTGCAGAAAACCTGTCAGCTGCTGAATCCCGTGTCCGTGACGTAGACATGGCTGCTGAGATGGTTAAGTTCACCAAGAACCAGATTCTGGTTCAGGCTGGTACCGCTATGCTGGCTCAGGCCAATATGGCTCCACAGAGTGTATTACAACTGTTAGGCTAA
- a CDS encoding motility associated factor glycosyltransferase family protein has translation MKIVPEKARSGMNTARIDTGSREIYLHSRYDPVKEAGRLIDSYDINKGDTAVVYGAGLGYHIAAALDRVGKDGRVYVFQLGSEVFEYLKKVGNLEQLAADARVSLIVEDDISLLAARLASALDIGGNKGSTLVVHRPSLELLPAAAADFRTVLEDWEVKRSSYQRFSGQMEINLAANAEYCRKLGDVSVLFNRFQNVPAVLIAAGPSLDAALPHLAGFLAEKKGLVLAVGSVLKPLLSRGIRPHLAVITDPQQFVVNQIAGINEDIPLAIFPTVTPQVVQNYQGPKVLAFPNEQDLLDKLNAVPSAAVETGGSVATTLLDIAIRMGSNPIIFVGQDLAFPNNRLHADSSTHRKIDMEDNMVLRKVKGNNGKILSTSRALDIYRKWIEDRIARESKRRFINTSLEGAQIRGTEVIPFCDAFGQLSWFGEDSNLDQEGLHERIARLIMPKGNNC, from the coding sequence TTGAAGATTGTTCCTGAAAAGGCACGGTCCGGCATGAATACTGCCAGGATAGATACCGGGTCAAGGGAAATCTACCTGCACAGCAGGTATGACCCGGTAAAAGAAGCAGGCCGCTTGATCGACAGCTATGATATCAACAAAGGGGATACCGCTGTGGTCTATGGGGCCGGACTCGGTTACCATATTGCCGCAGCGCTTGACAGAGTGGGAAAAGACGGGCGGGTGTATGTATTTCAGTTAGGCAGTGAGGTATTTGAGTATCTGAAAAAGGTGGGTAATTTGGAGCAACTTGCTGCAGATGCCAGGGTTAGCCTTATTGTGGAAGATGACATTAGCCTGCTGGCTGCAAGACTGGCGTCAGCTCTTGATATTGGCGGCAATAAGGGAAGTACGCTTGTGGTGCACCGCCCTTCACTGGAATTGCTTCCGGCAGCAGCGGCTGATTTCAGGACAGTCTTGGAGGACTGGGAGGTAAAAAGGTCTTCCTACCAGCGTTTTTCCGGGCAAATGGAGATTAACCTGGCAGCTAATGCTGAATACTGCAGGAAGTTGGGTGATGTTTCGGTTTTATTTAACCGTTTTCAGAATGTACCCGCTGTCTTAATTGCAGCAGGCCCGTCACTTGATGCAGCCCTGCCACATTTGGCCGGGTTCCTTGCGGAAAAGAAGGGGCTCGTTTTAGCGGTTGGGTCGGTATTGAAACCATTGCTTAGCAGAGGAATCAGGCCACATCTAGCTGTCATCACAGACCCCCAGCAATTTGTGGTGAATCAGATTGCCGGAATTAATGAAGATATTCCGTTAGCCATATTTCCTACCGTAACTCCTCAAGTTGTGCAGAATTACCAGGGGCCAAAAGTATTAGCTTTTCCCAATGAGCAGGACCTCCTTGATAAATTAAATGCTGTGCCGTCTGCAGCAGTAGAGACAGGCGGTTCGGTAGCTACGACCCTGCTTGACATAGCAATAAGAATGGGCAGTAATCCAATTATTTTTGTGGGGCAGGATTTGGCATTCCCCAATAACAGATTACACGCTGATTCCAGTACTCACAGAAAAATTGATATGGAAGATAACATGGTTTTGCGCAAAGTAAAAGGAAATAATGGCAAAATATTATCTACATCCAGGGCGCTGGATATATACAGAAAATGGATTGAAGACCGGATTGCCAGGGAGAGTAAAAGAAGATTTATCAACACTTCCCTGGAAGGTGCGCAGATTCGGGGAACCGAAGTGATTCCGTTTTGTGATGCCTTTGGGCAGCTGTCTTGGTTCGGGGAAGATAGTAATCTTGATCAGGAAGGCCTTCATGAAAGGATTGCGAGATTGATTATGCCGAAGGGGAATAATTGTTGA
- a CDS encoding motility associated factor glycosyltransferase family protein has translation MEKAQYQKMLKGKCLNYDSLAEEEMEIGFEKLSSRSGWPTLKAITDDKAVFVHSSYDPIREAQQWAEPISPKQGDVYFVFGYGLGYHVAELLKKVPDNCKLIIVEICHELILNAYESSNAIDLLHRKNVSILAGKRHMELEVFLGEVVGFNHLEKIQFLDYKPAVRLFQDDYDKLKTKITNAVSNLIVEMNTILYFSEKWLHNLFANLPQIVISPGIATLYGEFPETPAIIVSAGPSLNNNIHLLKDAKGNSVIICVGTALKPMIQAGIEPDLIISVDGGKPNYRHFQNIPAMDVPLVFDLTIYPEIPKTYSGPKLVGGCHENLVSWIEKTLMEKKGLYQMGPSVACVAFDLARKLGCNPIILMGQDLAYTDNQAHAKGTAFDHRTIENFRGREIIEVDGVFGTKVLTDRVMATFIRWFEIKINESRETHRVIDATEGGAKIPGTEIMPLSQVIREFCTGEVKADIKIARLIREYAPPEKDRLAEIKENIESLKLQLSRLEKEAGKGISASRKLLEFYEKRLSDYRAVNKLLRELDRTDRRIAELKESTELFTLMFQKSIIKMKHNLKSVKETEDTENGKGKRIALCSIELYEGINEAAGKAGKMVSGALVELENLLRQGE, from the coding sequence ATGGAAAAAGCACAGTATCAGAAAATGCTAAAAGGAAAATGTCTTAACTATGATTCTCTTGCAGAAGAAGAGATGGAAATCGGGTTTGAGAAATTATCATCCAGGTCAGGCTGGCCGACTCTTAAGGCAATAACGGATGATAAGGCGGTTTTTGTGCATAGTTCATATGACCCGATTCGGGAAGCCCAACAATGGGCAGAGCCGATTTCGCCGAAACAGGGTGATGTTTATTTTGTCTTCGGTTATGGCTTGGGATATCATGTTGCGGAACTCTTAAAAAAGGTACCTGATAATTGTAAACTCATTATTGTTGAAATATGCCACGAACTTATACTTAATGCTTATGAATCCAGTAATGCCATTGATTTGCTGCATCGTAAGAATGTGTCTATATTGGCCGGGAAGAGGCATATGGAGTTAGAGGTTTTTTTAGGGGAAGTGGTCGGTTTTAACCACCTTGAAAAAATTCAATTCCTGGACTATAAACCTGCGGTAAGGCTATTTCAGGACGATTATGATAAACTGAAAACCAAGATTACCAATGCTGTAAGTAATCTTATTGTGGAAATGAACACAATTCTTTATTTCTCTGAAAAATGGCTGCATAACCTGTTTGCCAATCTGCCTCAAATAGTTATCAGCCCTGGTATTGCAACGCTTTATGGGGAATTTCCGGAGACGCCGGCTATTATTGTATCAGCCGGGCCTTCTTTAAATAATAATATTCATTTGCTTAAAGATGCCAAAGGTAACAGTGTCATCATATGTGTGGGTACGGCCCTGAAACCTATGATACAGGCCGGCATTGAACCGGACCTGATAATATCGGTCGATGGCGGAAAACCCAATTACCGGCACTTTCAGAATATACCTGCTATGGATGTTCCACTGGTATTTGATCTTACCATTTATCCCGAAATACCAAAAACCTATTCCGGACCTAAACTGGTGGGTGGCTGCCATGAAAACCTGGTATCGTGGATAGAAAAAACCCTGATGGAAAAGAAAGGCCTGTACCAAATGGGACCTTCAGTAGCCTGTGTGGCTTTTGACCTAGCCCGGAAACTGGGCTGTAACCCTATTATCCTGATGGGACAGGATCTGGCTTATACAGACAACCAGGCCCATGCCAAAGGAACCGCCTTTGACCACCGGACCATTGAAAATTTCCGGGGCCGTGAGATTATTGAAGTGGACGGTGTCTTTGGAACCAAGGTCCTTACTGACAGGGTCATGGCTACCTTTATCAGGTGGTTTGAAATCAAAATTAATGAATCAAGGGAAACACATCGGGTTATTGATGCCACCGAAGGTGGCGCCAAAATTCCCGGCACTGAAATTATGCCTCTTTCCCAGGTTATCAGGGAATTCTGTACTGGAGAGGTAAAGGCTGATATAAAAATCGCAAGGCTTATCAGGGAATATGCGCCTCCTGAAAAGGACAGGCTGGCAGAGATTAAAGAAAATATCGAAAGCTTAAAGCTGCAGCTAAGCCGGCTGGAAAAGGAAGCAGGCAAAGGGATCTCAGCTTCCCGTAAACTGCTGGAGTTTTACGAGAAACGCTTGTCTGATTACCGGGCTGTAAATAAACTTCTCCGGGAGCTTGACCGGACTGACAGGCGGATAGCTGAATTAAAGGAGTCAACAGAACTGTTTACCCTGATGTTCCAGAAATCAATAATCAAAATGAAACATAATCTTAAATCCGTCAAAGAAACTGAAGACACAGAAAACGGGAAGGGCAAACGGATTGCCTTATGTTCCATAGAGCTGTATGAGGGGATAAATGAAGCAGCCGGAAAGGCCGGAAAGATGGTTAGCGGCGCTCTGGTTGAGCTGGAAAATCTTTTGAGGCAAGGGGAGTAG